A genomic region of Caulobacter sp. NIBR2454 contains the following coding sequences:
- the ileS gene encoding isoleucine--tRNA ligase yields the protein MADDATPTTGRDYRETVFLPETPFPMRGGLPQKEPQILADWGDLYGAMRKARQDAGAPLFVLHDGPPYANGPIHIGHSLNKLLKDFVVRSRFALGFDVDYVPGWDCHGLPIEWKIEEEFRAKGRRKDEVPAAEFRSRCREYAGEWIEIQKEEFKRLGVLGNWEGRYATMDYATEAKITGEFHKFLMSGQLYRGSKPVMWSPVERTALADAEVEYHDQVSPMIWVKFPVTSTGQVGATKDEPKALGLGASVLIWTTTPWTIPANRAVSYNPEISYGLYRVEAIEEGLEFEPWVTIGEQLIVADKLAEQVFAAAKIAKFERVGDVNPDNLLRLAHPLAKLDQYYRFPVHMLAGDHVTDDAGTGFVHTAPGHGQEDYQVWLAHGHREIPDTVDPDGAYYPSVALFGGLKVLETEGKKAGKFGPANGAVMEKLIEAGALLARGRLEHSYPHSWRSKAPVIYRNTPQWFIRMDHEGEGGTLRNKALAAIDATAFHPAQGRNRIRGMVETRPDWLISRQRNWGTPLAMFVDKETGEPLHDPEVNQRIIDAMKAEGADAWFTRPVTDFLGAHDPARYEKIEDILDVWFDSGCTHAFTIEGRADSKWPADLYLEGSDQHRGWFQSSLLEGCGTRGRAPYNAILTHGFTLDENGEKMSKSKGNTIAPQSVIKESGAEILRLWVASVDYADDQRIGKQILQGVADAYRKLRNTVRYLLGALAGFDDAERLPLDRMPPLERYVLHRLHELDGQVRAAYAEYRFSDVLRPIAEFCAQDLSSFYFDIRKDALYCDSPDSERRRACRTVMDAVFERLTIWLAPLTPFTMEEAWTTRFPDAGSNCLRVIPETPAEWKNDAEAARWAKVELVTRAVTGALEIERREKRIGSALEAAPVVHVADADLLAAFDGLDAAEIFRTSQATLVAGDGPADAFRSEDVKAVAVEPTLAQGAKCARSWRVLPEVGSDPRYPDLSLRDAQAVAAWDAAHG from the coding sequence ATGGCCGACGACGCCACCCCGACCACCGGCCGCGACTATCGCGAGACGGTTTTCCTGCCCGAAACCCCGTTCCCCATGCGCGGCGGCCTGCCCCAGAAGGAGCCGCAGATCCTCGCCGACTGGGGCGACCTTTACGGCGCCATGCGCAAGGCGCGCCAGGACGCCGGCGCGCCCCTGTTCGTACTGCATGACGGCCCGCCCTACGCCAACGGCCCGATCCACATCGGCCATTCGCTGAACAAGCTGCTGAAGGACTTCGTCGTCCGCTCGCGCTTCGCCCTGGGCTTCGACGTCGATTACGTGCCCGGCTGGGACTGCCACGGCCTGCCCATCGAGTGGAAGATCGAGGAAGAGTTCCGCGCCAAGGGCCGCCGCAAGGACGAGGTTCCCGCCGCCGAGTTCCGTTCGCGCTGCCGCGAATACGCCGGCGAGTGGATCGAGATCCAGAAGGAAGAGTTCAAGCGCCTCGGCGTCCTGGGGAACTGGGAAGGCCGCTATGCGACCATGGACTACGCGACCGAAGCCAAGATCACCGGCGAGTTCCACAAGTTCCTGATGAGCGGCCAGCTCTATCGCGGCTCCAAGCCCGTGATGTGGAGCCCGGTCGAGCGCACCGCCCTGGCCGACGCCGAGGTCGAGTACCACGACCAGGTCTCGCCGATGATCTGGGTGAAGTTCCCGGTGACGAGCACCGGGCAGGTCGGCGCGACGAAAGATGAGCCGAAGGCCCTAGGCCTTGGTGCATCTGTCCTCATCTGGACCACCACGCCTTGGACCATCCCCGCCAATCGGGCCGTGAGTTACAACCCAGAAATCTCCTATGGCCTGTACCGAGTGGAGGCGATTGAGGAGGGCTTGGAATTCGAGCCTTGGGTCACCATCGGGGAGCAACTGATCGTCGCCGACAAGCTTGCAGAGCAGGTGTTTGCCGCCGCGAAGATCGCGAAGTTCGAGCGGGTCGGCGACGTCAATCCCGACAATCTGCTGAGATTGGCCCACCCACTCGCCAAGCTAGACCAGTACTATAGATTCCCGGTTCACATGCTGGCCGGCGATCACGTCACCGACGACGCGGGTACGGGCTTCGTCCACACCGCCCCCGGCCACGGCCAGGAAGACTATCAGGTCTGGCTCGCCCACGGCCACCGCGAGATCCCCGACACCGTCGACCCGGACGGCGCCTACTATCCGTCCGTCGCCCTGTTCGGCGGCCTCAAGGTGCTGGAGACCGAGGGCAAGAAGGCCGGCAAGTTCGGCCCCGCCAACGGCGCGGTGATGGAGAAGCTGATCGAGGCTGGCGCCCTGCTTGCCCGCGGCCGGCTGGAGCACTCCTATCCCCACAGCTGGCGCTCCAAGGCGCCGGTGATCTACCGCAACACCCCCCAGTGGTTCATCCGCATGGACCATGAGGGCGAGGGTGGGACCCTGCGCAACAAGGCGTTGGCCGCCATCGACGCCACCGCCTTCCACCCCGCCCAGGGCCGCAACCGCATCCGCGGCATGGTCGAGACGCGCCCGGACTGGCTGATCAGCCGCCAGCGCAACTGGGGCACGCCGCTGGCCATGTTCGTCGACAAGGAGACGGGCGAGCCGCTGCATGACCCCGAGGTCAATCAGCGCATCATCGACGCCATGAAGGCCGAGGGCGCCGACGCCTGGTTCACCCGTCCGGTGACCGACTTCCTCGGCGCGCACGATCCGGCCCGCTACGAGAAGATCGAGGACATCCTCGACGTCTGGTTCGACAGCGGCTGCACCCACGCCTTCACCATCGAGGGCCGCGCCGATTCCAAATGGCCCGCCGACCTTTATCTCGAAGGCTCCGACCAGCATCGCGGCTGGTTCCAGTCGTCACTGCTGGAAGGCTGCGGCACCCGCGGCCGCGCGCCCTACAATGCGATCCTGACCCACGGCTTCACCCTCGACGAGAACGGCGAGAAGATGTCGAAGTCGAAGGGCAACACGATCGCCCCGCAGTCGGTCATCAAGGAAAGCGGCGCCGAGATCCTGCGCCTGTGGGTCGCCTCGGTGGACTATGCCGACGACCAGCGCATCGGAAAGCAGATCCTGCAGGGCGTCGCCGACGCCTATCGCAAGCTGCGCAACACGGTGCGCTACCTGCTGGGCGCCCTGGCCGGCTTCGACGACGCCGAGCGCCTGCCGCTGGACCGGATGCCGCCGCTGGAACGGTATGTCCTGCACCGCCTGCACGAACTGGATGGTCAGGTCCGCGCCGCCTACGCCGAGTACCGGTTCAGCGACGTCCTGCGCCCCATCGCCGAGTTCTGCGCCCAGGACCTGTCGTCCTTCTATTTCGACATCCGCAAGGACGCTCTCTACTGCGACAGCCCCGACAGCGAACGCCGCCGGGCCTGCCGCACGGTGATGGACGCCGTCTTCGAGCGCCTGACCATCTGGCTGGCGCCGCTGACGCCGTTCACGATGGAGGAAGCCTGGACCACGCGCTTCCCCGACGCCGGCTCCAACTGCCTGCGCGTGATTCCGGAAACCCCGGCCGAGTGGAAGAACGACGCCGAGGCCGCCCGCTGGGCCAAGGTCGAGCTGGTCACCCGAGCGGTCACCGGCGCCCTTGAGATCGAGCGCCGTGAAAAGCGCATCGGCTCGGCGCTGGAAGCCGCGCCGGTCGTCCATGTGGCCGACGCCGACCTGCTGGCCGCCTTCGACGGCCTGGACGCCGCCGAAATCTTCCGCACCAGCCAGGCGACCCTGGTCGCCGGCGACGGTCCGGCTGACGCCTTCCGCTCGGAAGACGTGAAGGCCGTGGCGGTCGAACCCACCCTCGCCCAGGGCGCCAAGTGCGCCCGCTCCTGGCGGGTCCTGCCGGAGGTCGGCTCCGATCCTCGCTATCCGGACCTGTCGCTGCGGGACGCTCAAGCCGTCGCCGCCTGGGATGCCGCCCATGGCTAA
- the lspA gene encoding signal peptidase II — MAKPNITRWGWIAYAIAAAVIVVDQAVKYWILNIYDLPLRGSVEVAGPFYLTMVWNQGVSFGLLQAGHDLARWALAGFSLAVAFFLAGWARKTERPMLGLALGLVIGGALGNLIDRVRFAAVADFLDFSRLYFPWVFNIADAGITVGVVLLLIDSLFGDSAKR, encoded by the coding sequence ATGGCTAAGCCGAACATCACCCGCTGGGGCTGGATCGCCTACGCCATCGCCGCGGCGGTCATCGTCGTCGATCAGGCGGTGAAGTACTGGATCCTCAACATCTACGACCTGCCCCTGCGGGGGTCGGTCGAGGTGGCGGGCCCCTTCTACCTGACCATGGTGTGGAACCAGGGCGTCAGCTTCGGCCTGCTGCAGGCCGGGCACGACCTGGCCCGCTGGGCTCTGGCCGGCTTCTCCCTGGCGGTGGCCTTCTTCCTGGCCGGCTGGGCGCGCAAGACCGAGCGCCCGATGCTGGGTCTTGCGCTCGGCCTCGTCATCGGCGGCGCGCTGGGCAACCTGATCGACCGGGTTCGCTTCGCCGCCGTGGCCGACTTCCTGGACTTCTCGCGGCTTTATTTTCCGTGGGTGTTCAACATCGCCGACGCTGGAATCACCGTCGGCGTGGTGCTGCTGCTGATCGACAGCCTGTTCGGGGACAGCGCCAAACGCTGA